The Tenrec ecaudatus isolate mTenEca1 chromosome 12, mTenEca1.hap1, whole genome shotgun sequence genomic interval TGcccccgcacacacacaaacacacactatcaATATTCAGCTTCTGACTACAAGGCAGGGGTGTGTCTAGGAATTGCAATCGCTTGTGGCAGTGAGTGACACATTTGAACTGAGGTCCTCAATGGTCCTCAGGAGTCCCCAGATGGCACAGAGATTAAGCGCTCAACTAGTAACTCAAAGCTCACAGAGATgagtccaccccccacccccttccccactgttgcggcagggtggggtgggggtggtcagctgatctgtttctgaaagaaggcagctctgctctgaaaTGGAAGGGGTGGACTGGATGACAACTCttttttatctctttattttctatttctggcaACTAATCCTTTGGGATGCTGACCACTGGTCCCAGACACAGAGAGAAAAGCCCCCGTCTTTGGGGctgtgacccccctccccccgcagctGAGTTCCACCTAGTCCTGTGACCCTGGCCCTCCCCAGAGGGTTCACAGTGAGGTTGCACTTGCCCACCAATGGGCGACAGGCCACAGGGCGTCTGTTGGGTGTGGAGGACTTTTCATGATCCCAGGGCATGTTGCCGGGCCTCAGAAGTAAAACCAAACAGTGGCTGCTGGGACCGCATAGGATTGCCCCACGGGGCATGGGAGACTGCTAGTCTgtgtgggagcagactgcctcgtctttctcatgcagagcggttggtgggctcgaaccacggACCTCTAGGTTCACAGCGGGTGCTTAACCTGCCGCACCACTCAGGGCTCCTGTGCCAACGGACCATGGTGGATGCTTACCGGCTGAATGGCCGGGGTGTCCAGGCCTGTCGTAGGAGTCCCAGGGCCCCGTCTCTTGGCTTGGGGTGACGGAAAAGGCAGCCCTCTgggatgggagccccaggcaggcacTGCAGTACTGGAGCGGACGGATCATTCCTGTCCACACAGCCTCTCCCACCCTCTAAGCACCATCCTTTTCTCACTGCCCATTTGGATTGCCCCTCGGGCCCTGAGCCGGCCCTGCCTATGACTGTGTGGGGTCCCCTGGGTGGCACACGTGGTTAGGCACGTGGCTGCTGACAGAAGGATGGCTGAAGGCTCCAGTACCTGTCACAGGTCCCTCAGCAGCAAGACCCCGCGATCTGCTTGTGAGGGACCAGCCCTGTGGACTAGGTCCACGCCGGCCCACAcggcaggtggaggtagaggcagaggtagACATCCCGCTGCCATCCTGCTTCCTGTCCCTTCTCCCTCTCGAGGCCCACACGGCCCCCCACTGCTCATGCTTTGGTGGACAGCTGCCTCAATGTCACCCGGGtcccgccccagccctcagggtgGTCACGAGGCCCCCCGACGGTCAGCCTGAGAAGTACAGGGTGCTGCGCAGCTGAGGAACATCGCTGCTGACCCACCTGCGCCATTCTGCTTTGTTTCAGGCCTGGTGGGTGGGCGATCAGTTCTACGCAGACGTCTGGAGAATCTGCACCAACAACTCAAATTGCACAGAGATCAATGACAGCTATTCTGGTGAGTGCGAGCGAGTCCAGGGGCAGCGGAGAGGAGGAAGCCCCTCGGcaggatggacagacacagtggcttcaaagaTGGGCTGAACGAGGCAACCCTGTGTGGGTGCCGCAGGACGCGCCGTGTCCTGTTCACGTTTACATCTGCACACACCGGGTCGTTGCGAGTCGgactggactcgatggcacctcgcAGTGTGAGGGCGCCAACCGGGACTGAGGACAGAGAAGGCTCCATTCGGGCTTTTCTGAAATGCTTCACTCCCCACTCCTGGCCCAGGGATGGGGGCCCCACTGACGGGGTGTACGTTGCTCAGtggctggaacccaccagctagtCCGTAGGCCTGGTGATCGGGTTCTAAAGACGACCGCCGCAGAAAGCCGACCGGGCAGTTCCACTCGGACCCACAAGGTCCTTAGAGGCTGGAGGCCCCTGGGCCGCACACAAGTGGCTGCAGGGTGGGGACTGCAGCACGGGCCTGCCAGGACCGGGAGGCCGGACCTCCTCACTTCTCGGTTTCTTGGCAAAGCTAACCGTCATGCTGGAAAATTTTCTCCCCTCTTTCATCCAAGCCTCGGCCCAGAGGCTGGGTCTCCCCATCAGTgttgggctgggtttcttttatggactgtgtggccttgggcatATCATTTCAGTTCTGGGAATCCAGCTTCCTCCACTATAAAATGAAGACAGTGGCCATGCACCTGCCGCGCCTCCCTCATTAAACAAGCTAAGGTACACAaagccccacccactgccatcagcccCCTGGGACGTAGCGATCCTGCACAGGGCTCCCTGGCTGTCAGACTCTGCAGGAGCagccagccccatctttctcctgtggagcgactggtggctttgaacggctGGCCTTTCAgtcgcagcccagtgcttaccccaccacgccaccagggctccttaagcacACGAAAGGGCTTCGTGAATTAGAAAATCCTACTGAAAGCATGCTCACTACCCTGTCACTGTGTAGCCAGCGGCTCTGTTTTCTTTGAGAGTAATTTCAggagtgggagccctggtggagaaggagccctggaggcacactgGTTATGCATCAGGATGCAaatggcaaagtcagcagttcaaacccactcagtattaggcaggcttctctagagaaacaaaatcaggacacttatgaatatatatatggataagtTTAAGTTTATATATAGTGAAAAagaatatgagggggtactcaaaaaaacccagaattgtgCTGCATGGAGCAGAGCTTTCGTGGTGCACATTATTCCAcccaggtgagcattgagcaactcaccctgagtcagtgcacccagtggcatcacctggaaaggttccctccggtcacagtgaattttgtaaaagcagtttcgctcaaacttctttttttttttgtaacggccgatttaagagaacaagatGCAGCTGAGAATGTGCATCACTCCCCTGGCAATAAATAGCCGAGTCTCACACTGCAGGCTCCAGAAAGATCGCACTGTCCTCATCTGCGTTGATGCACATGCCAAGTGGCCCGGTCAGCTGCCATTGTTGGGTCAGGCCCCGTTGTTTCTGACGATGCCAGTTAGGAGCGTTGGTTGAACCCTGCTTTGGCGGCCCATGCAGGTGTCACAGCTGATCCCTGCGCTTCGAGATAAGATTCTAGCAGGACGTCAGCCTGTGCTTTTCCAGATTTGCTTCTCCTTCGGGGCCGCGCACATCTCACCCATTCGAGTCTGCTCCTGCATCACTGCACGTGCCGTGTCCGACCTGGGAAGAGCCCGTTCGAAGCCCTGTTCCCTCCCACCCGTGGAACGATTGTAAAAGgatgtaaaacaacaacaaaattaaaacaaagaatatGAACAGGGACCACCGGGCCCTGGAAGCCTAAAATCTAGCTTAGATTTTTCTTAATTGAGGTCAAACCAACATAATATCAAAGGAACCATTTCAAGTCCACAATTCAGTAGTGTCTCCATTGACAGTGCAGGGTAACAACTACTCTGGCTCATTCCAGATCTTCCTCAGCCCCCAAAAAGAACCCCTGTACCATCAGCAGCCACCCACTGCCtatcctcccccagcccccagcccctgctttctgtctctgtggatttgtctaTTCTGGTTACTTACACAAATGTGTAGTGTATACTTGAATTGACTCCTTTCACTTAGCATGTTTTCGAGGTTCATCCGCCTTGTCACAGGTGATCAATAAGCCTCAAATCTTTTCAGAAGAAGCTTGCCAACCCCTATTATAAGGGACTTTTACTGGAGGGCGGTAGGTGCAGGCCCTTTGGGTGCCCTTGTGCTGATCTGCACATGGCCACTGGGACTCCTGCACTCTGGCCGGCTGTCACCTCCACTCCGGAGCAGCCAGAGACTGCTGAGCCTGAGAGAGGTGGGCCTGCAGACCTGTCTTGGGGGCTGCCAAGACCCAGGGGAGCCCAGGTGGGCCTCGGGCCTCACCACGCGCGTGTCCTCTGCCCACAGACTACACCACCTTGCAGGCCATCCAGGCCTCCATGATCCTGTCCACCGTCCTCTGCTGCAttgctttcttcatcttcctgatgCAGCTCTTCCGCCTCAAGCAAGGAGATCGGTTTGTCCTGACCTCCATCATCCAGCTCATGTCTTGTAAGTAACATGGCGGGCTTCCTGGCGAAGCTCTCCataccttctccctctccctccacctccccccaccacacacataccAAGTGTGTCCAGGTCCCAGCCCACCTAGCCCGCAGTCTCCAAACATGCCTTCCCTCAGCCCAGCCTGGACTGGAGGGTGACCCCCCTCGACCCAGTTTCAGAACAGAAAGCCCCCGTCCTGGGAACCTCCTGCTCGCCCCATGGGGCCTTTAGCTGCAAGGCCAACTGCGCCCCTACAGGGCATAGGCTGTCCTGCCAGGTGAGAACCCAAATTTACGTCCCCAGTATGAGTAGCACTGCTTCTAGCCTTGCTGGGGGCACAGTGGACAGCACACAGACAGATGGACGGTCCAGCCAGCAAGGATGAGGAGGCGGGTGACTGTATGATAGGCAGCAATGTTGCGCTACCCCCAGCCATGGAGTCACTTACATGGGgcgtccaaggctgtgaatctttctaccatggagcggctggtgggcttgggCCTCTTACCGCCCAGCCCCATCAAAGGAAGAGAGCAGCCCCAGTTGGCTCTGCGTTGGCCTGGACACGGAGTAGAATTGGACCTGCGAGCTTGGCAGTGCTGATTTTCCAGCAGGAGATGGGCAGGACTCTCTGTGGAGGCACGCGGGTAGGCGGGAGTGCACTGTGCACTGCCCAAGGGTTCTCAGTGGTGCCGATTGACAGTGACAAACAACAGTGCTTCACGCGGCCCCGTAGGGGTGGCGTGGGGAGTGGGGGGCCGTGATCGACCTGCTCTGCTTTTTCCCCCTGCAGGCCTGTGCGTCATGATCGCGGCTTCCATTTACACGGACCAGCGCCAGGACCTGCACAGGAAGAACTTCCATTTGTACCCCGAGGAGTCGGCCTCCGAGGGCCGATATGGCTACGCCTTCATCCTGGCCTGGGTGGCCTTTGCTTTCACCTTGGTCAGCGGCATCATGTATTTAATACTGAGGAAGCGCAAATAGAAATCCGTGAGACCCCTCACTGCCCTGCAAAACCCACATGCAGATAACCGTTTTGTATATAATCTCTcccctatccccccccccccccccagggctttTCTAGCAAACAGATTGTTTCCTTTAAAAGCCAAGAAAAGAGAtgtggtttttgttcttgtttttgcaTTCTTGACATCAGATCATAGAAGATGGGGCCTGAGATTCAGAGCTGCCTGTCACAACGTTCCTACCAGGCAGAGCCAGAGCGCCCTTTTGCTCACAGAGATGCTTCATGACCTCAGAGATGTGATGTGACAAAAAGACCAGGAGTCTGGGGACAGCCTTTCCTCACCCAGCTTCCCCTACCTCGAAtctctgggtgggtgggtggtcaaAGGGCTCGGAGGGGCTTGGCGATGGGCACAGCCCCTCAGAGGGTGCCCGAGGTCCTGTGAGAGGTGAGGGAACCACTGGCGTGGCCCTGCAGTGGGCTGGGGATTTGCTGGCGGCTCAGAGCCACAAAACGGCATGCCTTTGCGCAGGTGGCTTTTACCGTCGGTATCACACTGAGCCCCTCCTCAGGCCTACTAAATCACAGCCTTGGGGGCAGGCGGGGAGCCTGCATTTACAGTGGGCTCCTCGGGTGCTGCTTAAGTACCTTCCAGGTGGGAACAGCAAGGCTCTGCGGGCGGGCAGAGATGCCTCACTCAGGTTGGGAATGGGGGCCTAGGTCAAACTGCAGGTCCGAATGGTGGCCTTTCTGCTTCGCTGCCTCTTCCATGGCTGTTTCCATCTGGGCTCCTTAACACCAGCTCCGGGCCATGCACCCCTGCAGCCAAACACCCTGGGGTGCTGCCTGCTCTCAGACTAGCCCGGAAGGCTTTGTGCTCTTACTCTCTCCATGCCTTGGACTGTCCAGCTGGGTAGCTTATAATACCCCCTTCCCCACCGTTTCTACAGCCTCAGAGAACCCATCTAccatccacctatccatccatccatccatccatccatccatccatccatccatccatccatcctcccatTAGAAACCGCCGAGCCCTGGCTATATTCCAGACATAGGAACAacctcctcttgagactcacactcTAGTGGAGACAGATTAAAAGccaattaagaaaaataattacaAACTGAGATGAAGGCTTCAACGAGCTCCACTGTGGACTGAAAACGGAGGCCCACGGATGGTTTGCGGTGGGGCACCTGCTTGCCACCCTACCTGCAGATGACATTTGCTGCAGTGCCTGAGGGTCACCCTCAGAGAGCCCTTCCTCCTGCTCTGGTCCTCAGGGTGGGGACCTGTGAAGAGAGCTTGGTGCTCAGCCCTTAGCGGGGGACCTGATGGGTAGGGTCTGGGTGAAGCCTGGGTGGACATATGAGGAACCGTGGGTCTGTCCTTGGGTGTAAAAGCGCGTGGCGATGCAGGCGAGCCGGGAAACGCCCCGAGGGAGCGGGTCTTCCCACCTGGCTGCCCTTCCCTCTATTGCTGGGGGTGGGCCATGTCCATCACATCTCTGCACTGGTGCTATTTAAACACAGTTGCACGTGACCTTCTGTTAGTGGAGTGAGGATCTGCCACCGCCCTCCTTCCAGTGGGATTGTGGTGGGGTGTATTCCTGGAGAAGTCTGGGGACCACTGGACACACCTGCtcagggcaggactgggttggctCCCCATCTGCTCTCTCTCCCACTCAATTTTCAGCAGAAGAGTCTTAAATGCTTACTCCTGTGTGGGACTGTTAACACAGAGCTGGGCAGATTCCTGTGTCCTCCATGCCCCTGCGGAGTGGACAGCTTCTACCACAGGGCCCTCCCCGTGGACAGGTTGCTAGTACAGAACCGGGTGAGCTGGGGCCTGGGGCAGGGCAAGCTGACCCTTCCTGCCTCCAGGAAGAGCCATCCTCAGACGTGTTGTGGGCAGGGGTGTGGGTCACTCTCCTAGAGTCTGCCAGATCCTGCTTGAGCCTTGTGGAAAAAATTAGGTCTAAAGttcgcacacacacccacacatacaccctggcaaGCTGCTTTCCACTCCAGTGGCTTTTCTAGAATTTTCTGCCCGTCACAATGGACACAAACAAATAAGTAAACGCCACCTTAGAAACCAGAGCCCACAGTGATGCATGAGTCATCCCCCGTCCCCCCAACCAACCCACAGGGGTGCAGGAATATTTGTCTCCAACATGAGCCTGTGGGTTTCCCTGGCTGCTGCCTTTGCCCTATGGCACCCAGTGGTCACCCCCACCTGGgaggcctctccccactgtgggAGCAAGGTGGGGCGTGGGGAGAGGTcttggccttcctgcctgcggaGAGGCCGGCGCTCCCCAGATGCACAATGAAAACTAGAAGTTAGCCACGACACACACATCAGGACCAAGTGTGTTCCCTTCCTCTGGCCACCACTACATGTGTGATGGCATTTTATAAGTACTGTAATGCGTTCTGTGGAGGATGCACTAACTCAGCTTGTCGTTTGTATTAACACTTAGCTTTACCTGGGTCTCCGTACCCACGAGTTTGTCGCTTTGCGTGAAGGTAGATGCATGCATCCCTGACTGTGGGGGACCTCGGGGACCATCTCTACACCTGCACACTCCCTGCTCCGGGTGGCTTGCCTGTGTATCCCTCCCTAATGGACACGCTTAAGTTAGGATGCTCCTGATTACACCGCGATGAAGACACCTGGGGTCCCAAGCCTGCACGTATACGAAACTCAGTTGCCTCCTTGGGTACCGCAGCGCAATTTCAAACCTGCCCGGGTGGGGACCGAGTTATACTCTCACTCATCCTTACCTGCAAATTGTACACATGTGTACACTGGGACGCAACGGTGATGGGGGAAACGCCAGGGACAGGCCTAGAGGCTGAATCTGAATCTTGGTTTGGTAACAAATGTGATTTTAGGGGAGTTAGGTTCTTTCTACTTAATGTGCCTTTAAAATAGCCCATTTTCTATGTTTTGTATAATCTGAAAGTGTACGTAAAAAATAAACGTGTCAAACCAAATTGCTGGGAACAACAGACTCGCCTTTGTCCGAATGTGCTGAtgtttgggggcgggggtgggtgggtggggagggatgtGCAGGGAAAGCCTTTTGGAAAGCATGGGTCATTTGGGTTTCTAGTCGAGATGCTAATGGATGGCGTTTCTAGCAAGCACTGATGGCTGGTGAATTTCCCTGGGATAGTCTCCCTTGACTTCCTGGGTGGGGGACCTGTGTGGCCACATGGGAGCCCACTCTTGAAAGGGCCCTGTCCTTGGCTGGCCAATGCATTGTCACCATCTTGGTATTCCGGACAAGCAGCTCATGTCCTTTGGCACTGGTCCCAACAGTGGGTGCAGACAATTCTGTCTTGGGCACTTAACCGGCCCCGCAGGcttttgagactgcaactcttgacgGCAGGAGACATCCCTGTCCTCCTcctatggagaggctggtggcttccaaggGCTACAAAGGAAGCATCTATTTCTTGCCGCTACGTAAGAGTTGCTGAGCAAAACCTCTGGGGAGCCGTGGCCCATATTTGTGTTGATaagagttggtttggtttgggtcccTGCATTGGACCagcttcactagagaaacaaatccagcgacactgGTGTGTGTATCAAAAAGGGCTTGATATCAAAAAGTCGTCATTTGTCACGAaatcatctcagcccagtccaacatgagttcaatactagtccataagtctccgttcagactcatgcagccacatgcaatgatgcagaatgcagggagatcacaggccggtggctgcagagtcctgtggatccaaggtggGTGGAAATATGGCAGGGTACAGGCAGcgctcagggtggccagcaaacAGGAAAGAGGAGGTGGATAGAGAGGAAGAGGCCCATTCTCTGTTCCAGTGTCCTCTTTATGAGcaggccacactcccaaggaagccccaacaggctgtgacctgattgacaggtctgcCTGCACCCCCGAGCCAAGCGTTGTCATAAAGTCATCTCAGTGCCAGTCTCCTTGGCAGGCGAGTGGCAGTTACCGTGCAGCATTAAGTTTAATGTTTCTTCCACGCGGGAAGTCAGCC includes:
- the EMP2 gene encoding epithelial membrane protein 2, coding for MLVLLAFIIIFHISSAALLFVATIDSAWWVGDQFYADVWRICTNNSNCTEINDSYSDYTTLQAIQASMILSTVLCCIAFFIFLMQLFRLKQGDRFVLTSIIQLMSCLCVMIAASIYTDQRQDLHRKNFHLYPEESASEGRYGYAFILAWVAFAFTLVSGIMYLILRKRK